Proteins encoded by one window of Marixanthomonas sp. SCSIO 43207:
- a CDS encoding penicillin-binding protein 1A, whose translation MAKKQATKSTGKKKSKKQKDDVSRHIKTFWKLFGAFVLLIILVFLFASWGLFGSLPDETSLENPEKNLATEIISTDGTTLGKFYKENRTPVKYEELPDHLINALIATEDARYYNHSGIDAKGTVRAAVFLGSRGGASTISQQLSKLFFTEQVSDNKLERGIQKIKEWIIATRLERRYTKEEILTMYFNEYDFLNQAVGIESAASIYFNKNPSELTTVESAMLVGMFKNSSLYNPLRNPEGVKNRRNVVLSQMEKYDYITESVKDSLQALPLNIKYTPQGHDEGIATYFREYVRAFMADWIKENPKTDGSSYNIYSDGLKVYTTIDSKMQEYAEQAVDMHMKNLQNEFDRQNKNNKTAPFRDINKEETEQIMKSAMRRSDRWRDMKRQGKDEKEIIASFKKKTPMRVFSWTAKNNSIDTTMTPMDSIRYYKKFLRSSLMSMTPQTGEVKAWVGGINYKNFKYDMVKTGQRQIGSTFKPFVYATAIDQMHMSPCDTLPNTQYTIEAGKYGLLKPWTPRNSGGDYGGMVSLKEALAKSINTVTARLIDRVGPRPVIELISKMGVDTENMPAAPSIALGTPDVSLYEMVGAYSVFANEGVYVKPTLIQRIEDKNGTVLYQNVPETKDVISDETAYVTVSLMQGVVQSGSGSRLRGTWRGGRLYEEIITGYPYDFKNPIAGKTGTTQNNSDGWFMGMVPNLVTGVWVGGEDRATHFGSITYGQGATMALPIWAIYMKKCLADEELNVSDEDFKRPSKLSIETNCSKWKENTEDTEEVPDEFDF comes from the coding sequence ATGGCAAAAAAACAAGCTACAAAATCAACAGGCAAAAAAAAGTCAAAAAAACAAAAAGACGATGTAAGCCGGCACATTAAGACCTTTTGGAAGCTTTTTGGTGCATTTGTATTATTAATAATATTGGTATTTTTATTTGCTTCATGGGGGCTTTTTGGAAGTTTACCAGATGAAACAAGCCTAGAAAATCCTGAAAAAAACTTAGCAACCGAAATTATTTCAACAGATGGTACTACGCTAGGTAAATTTTATAAAGAAAACCGTACTCCGGTAAAATATGAAGAGCTTCCAGATCACTTGATTAATGCGCTTATTGCTACAGAAGACGCTCGGTATTACAACCATTCTGGTATTGATGCAAAAGGAACTGTGAGAGCCGCTGTTTTTTTAGGATCTAGAGGTGGTGCCAGTACCATTTCACAACAACTTTCAAAATTGTTTTTTACTGAGCAAGTTTCAGATAATAAACTAGAGCGAGGTATTCAAAAAATTAAAGAATGGATTATTGCAACGCGCCTAGAACGTAGGTATACCAAAGAAGAAATACTTACCATGTATTTTAATGAATATGATTTTTTAAATCAAGCAGTTGGTATTGAATCTGCAGCAAGTATTTATTTTAACAAAAACCCTTCAGAATTAACAACCGTAGAATCTGCTATGCTAGTAGGTATGTTTAAAAATTCATCGCTTTACAATCCGCTTCGTAATCCTGAAGGAGTAAAAAACCGCAGAAACGTTGTGCTTTCTCAAATGGAAAAGTATGATTATATCACCGAAAGCGTAAAAGATTCACTACAAGCCTTACCTCTTAATATTAAATACACACCTCAAGGCCACGATGAAGGTATTGCAACATATTTTAGAGAATATGTAAGAGCTTTTATGGCAGATTGGATTAAAGAAAACCCAAAAACCGATGGGTCTAGTTATAATATTTACAGTGACGGCTTAAAAGTCTATACAACAATAGATTCAAAAATGCAGGAATATGCAGAACAAGCAGTTGATATGCATATGAAAAACCTTCAAAATGAATTTGACAGACAAAATAAAAACAATAAAACCGCTCCATTTAGAGACATAAATAAAGAAGAAACCGAACAAATTATGAAATCTGCCATGCGAAGAAGCGATCGCTGGCGAGATATGAAACGCCAAGGTAAAGACGAAAAAGAAATCATTGCCAGTTTCAAAAAGAAAACACCAATGCGCGTTTTTTCTTGGACTGCAAAAAACAACTCCATAGATACCACTATGACCCCTATGGACTCCATAAGATATTATAAAAAGTTTTTACGGTCTTCTTTAATGTCTATGACACCTCAAACCGGTGAAGTAAAAGCGTGGGTAGGTGGTATAAATTATAAAAACTTCAAGTATGATATGGTAAAAACAGGGCAACGCCAAATAGGTTCTACCTTCAAGCCATTTGTATATGCTACTGCTATAGACCAAATGCATATGTCACCTTGTGATACTTTACCAAATACACAGTACACTATTGAAGCAGGTAAATACGGATTATTAAAACCTTGGACACCTAGAAATTCTGGCGGTGATTATGGAGGTATGGTTTCTCTCAAAGAAGCTTTGGCAAAATCTATCAATACCGTTACAGCTAGATTAATTGACCGTGTAGGACCAAGACCTGTAATTGAATTAATTTCAAAAATGGGAGTTGATACAGAAAATATGCCGGCCGCTCCTTCTATTGCTTTGGGTACACCAGATGTTTCACTATATGAGATGGTAGGCGCGTACAGTGTGTTTGCCAATGAAGGTGTATATGTAAAACCAACACTTATTCAACGTATTGAAGATAAAAACGGAACGGTCTTATATCAAAACGTTCCTGAAACCAAAGACGTTATAAGTGATGAGACAGCCTATGTAACCGTTAGTCTCATGCAAGGAGTAGTTCAATCTGGTTCAGGTAGTAGATTGCGCGGAACGTGGCGTGGAGGTAGACTTTATGAAGAAATAATAACAGGTTACCCATACGATTTTAAAAATCCTATTGCCGGAAAAACCGGTACTACACAAAATAACAGTGACGGTTGGTTTATGGGCATGGTACCCAATCTTGTAACCGGCGTCTGGGTAGGAGGTGAAGATCGAGCAACTCACTTTGGCAGTATTACTTATGGCCAAGGAGCAACTATGGCACTCCCTATCTGGGCAATATATATGAAAAAATGCTTAGCTGATGAAGAGTTAAACGTTTCTGATGAAGATTTTAAACGCCCCTCAAAGCTTTCCATTGAAACAAATTGTTCAAAATGGAAAGAAAACACAGAAGATACTGAAGAAGTCCCTGACGAATTTGACTTTTAA
- a CDS encoding CoA transferase subunit A — protein MINKTVSNVQEACEGIKDDMTLMLGGFGLSGIPENAINELVRRNVQNVTCISNNAGVDDFGLGLLLKKHQIKKMISSYVGENKEFERQMLSGEMEVELIPQGTLAQRCQAAQSGIPAFFTPAGYGTEVAEGKETREFDGKMYVMERAFKADFAFIKAWKGDEAGNLIFKGTARNFNPNMCGAATITVAEVEELLPAGSLDPNEIHIPGIFVQRIFQGKDYEKRIEQRTVRPNK, from the coding sequence ATGATTAATAAAACGGTTTCAAACGTTCAAGAGGCTTGTGAAGGCATTAAAGATGATATGACCTTAATGCTTGGAGGTTTTGGTTTAAGCGGTATTCCCGAAAACGCCATAAACGAATTAGTAAGAAGAAATGTTCAAAATGTAACCTGTATTTCAAACAATGCGGGAGTAGATGATTTTGGTCTAGGCTTACTGCTTAAAAAACATCAAATAAAAAAGATGATTTCATCATATGTAGGTGAAAACAAAGAGTTTGAACGCCAAATGCTAAGTGGTGAAATGGAAGTAGAGCTTATTCCGCAAGGTACACTAGCCCAACGATGCCAAGCTGCTCAAAGTGGTATTCCGGCATTTTTTACTCCTGCAGGTTATGGAACCGAAGTGGCTGAAGGAAAAGAAACACGTGAGTTTGACGGTAAAATGTATGTGATGGAACGCGCTTTTAAAGCAGATTTTGCCTTTATAAAAGCTTGGAAAGGTGATGAAGCCGGAAATTTAATTTTTAAAGGAACGGCCAGAAACTTTAACCCAAATATGTGTGGCGCAGCAACTATAACTGTAGCAGAAGTTGAAGAACTACTGCCCGCAGGATCTCTAGACCCAAATGAAATTCACATCCCGGGTATATTTGTACAGCGCATTTTCCAAGGTAAAGATTATGAAAAACGAATTGAACAACGAACCGTAAGACCTAATAAATAA
- a CDS encoding CoA transferase subunit B has protein sequence MSLSKEQIAQRIAKEVKDGYYVNLGIGIPTLVANFVRDDIQVEFQSENGILGMGPFPIEGKEDPDLINAGKQTITALPGASFFDSAMSFSMIRGQHVDLTILGSMEVAQNGNIANWKIPSKMVKGMGGAMDLVASAENIIVAMMHTNRAGNSKLLKECTLPLTGVACVKKIVTNLAVLEVKDNAFHLLERAPGVSIEEIQEATEGTLVVEGDIPEMQL, from the coding sequence ATGTCATTAAGTAAAGAACAAATCGCACAACGCATCGCAAAAGAAGTAAAAGACGGGTATTACGTTAATCTTGGTATTGGTATTCCTACCTTAGTTGCCAATTTTGTAAGAGACGATATTCAAGTAGAATTTCAAAGTGAAAATGGAATATTAGGCATGGGACCTTTTCCTATTGAAGGTAAAGAAGACCCAGATTTAATTAACGCAGGTAAACAAACTATCACAGCATTACCCGGCGCATCATTTTTTGATTCTGCAATGAGTTTTTCAATGATACGAGGGCAACACGTAGACTTAACAATATTAGGCTCTATGGAAGTCGCTCAAAACGGAAACATAGCCAACTGGAAAATACCGAGTAAAATGGTAAAAGGAATGGGGGGCGCAATGGATTTGGTTGCTTCAGCAGAAAATATTATTGTTGCAATGATGCATACCAACCGAGCCGGAAATTCAAAATTACTAAAAGAATGTACCCTTCCGTTAACGGGAGTTGCTTGTGTAAAAAAAATAGTTACAAACCTTGCCGTACTAGAAGTAAAAGATAATGCCTTTCATTTGCTAGAACGAGCTCCAGGCGTAAGTATAGAAGAAATTCAAGAAGCTACAGAAGGTACTCTGGTTGTAGAAGGAGATATTCCGGAAATGCAATTATAA
- a CDS encoding ABC transporter ATP-binding protein, which produces MQNKPLLSVSNLSISFGTKKKCTEVIHEISFNVSENEIVGVVGESGSGKSVTAMSIMGLLPEKITNIKGSITFKDQNLVSFTSKQLQKFRGNEIAMIFQEPMSALNPSLTCGFQVSEILRHHLNYSAAKAKKETLSLFEKVKLPRPNELYSSYPHQISGGQMQRVMIAMAIACKPKLLIADEPTTALDVTVQKEILQLLKELQNETGMSLIFISHDLALVSEIADRVIVMYQGNIVETGTVKDLFKNPKAEYTKALLASRPTLEKRLKKLPTIASIADKSFISEIETRQERAKQHKKIYTQPPLLEVKNLEKEYYSNVGFLKPKKTVKAVNDVSFALFEGETMGLVGESGCGKSTLGKTILQLEKATKGKILYRGKDLTKLNSLEIRKLRKEIQLVFQDPYSSLNPRLLIGESIVEPMKVHGIGYSKTERKEKAMVLLNRVGLNDTFFYRYPHELSGGQRQRVGIARTIALEPKLVICDESVSALDISVQAQVLNLLNELKDDFGFTYLFISHDLAVVKYMADQLLVMNEGKIEEIGDADEIYENPSKDYTKKLIDAIPKGI; this is translated from the coding sequence ATGCAAAACAAACCGCTTCTTTCAGTTTCAAACCTTTCTATTTCCTTCGGAACAAAAAAAAAATGTACAGAAGTTATTCACGAAATATCATTCAATGTTTCCGAAAATGAAATAGTTGGGGTGGTTGGAGAATCAGGTTCGGGTAAGTCTGTAACGGCTATGTCAATCATGGGCTTACTACCTGAAAAAATTACTAACATCAAAGGGAGTATTACATTTAAAGATCAAAACTTAGTATCATTCACTTCCAAACAGCTGCAAAAATTTCGGGGGAATGAAATTGCAATGATTTTTCAAGAACCGATGAGTGCATTAAACCCATCCCTTACTTGCGGATTTCAAGTCTCAGAAATACTTAGGCATCATTTAAATTATTCTGCTGCTAAAGCAAAAAAAGAAACCTTATCTCTGTTTGAAAAAGTAAAACTGCCAAGACCCAATGAGTTATATTCAAGCTACCCACACCAAATAAGCGGAGGGCAAATGCAACGAGTTATGATTGCTATGGCAATTGCTTGCAAACCAAAATTATTAATAGCAGATGAACCCACAACCGCGCTAGATGTAACGGTTCAAAAAGAAATTTTACAACTTTTAAAAGAGTTACAAAATGAAACCGGTATGAGTTTAATTTTTATTTCTCATGATTTGGCACTGGTTTCAGAAATTGCCGACCGAGTAATAGTAATGTATCAAGGGAATATTGTTGAAACCGGAACCGTAAAAGACCTTTTTAAAAACCCCAAAGCTGAATATACCAAAGCGCTATTGGCGTCAAGACCAACACTTGAAAAACGACTAAAAAAACTACCTACAATTGCATCAATTGCAGATAAAAGTTTTATTTCGGAAATTGAAACCCGTCAAGAACGAGCAAAGCAACATAAAAAAATATATACCCAACCACCTTTACTAGAGGTAAAAAATCTAGAAAAAGAGTATTACAGCAATGTTGGCTTTTTAAAACCTAAAAAAACCGTTAAGGCGGTAAATGATGTAAGTTTTGCACTCTTTGAAGGAGAAACTATGGGCTTGGTAGGTGAATCTGGCTGCGGAAAATCTACTTTGGGTAAAACAATTTTACAGCTGGAAAAAGCTACAAAAGGAAAAATTCTTTACAGAGGAAAAGATTTAACAAAACTCAATAGCCTTGAAATACGAAAGCTTAGAAAAGAAATTCAGCTTGTTTTTCAAGACCCTTATTCTTCTTTAAATCCACGTTTGCTTATTGGCGAATCTATTGTTGAGCCTATGAAAGTGCACGGCATAGGATATTCAAAAACCGAACGTAAGGAGAAAGCTATGGTTCTTTTAAACAGAGTAGGCTTAAACGATACCTTTTTTTATCGCTATCCACACGAATTATCCGGTGGGCAACGTCAACGCGTGGGTATTGCCAGAACAATTGCCCTAGAGCCAAAACTTGTGATTTGTGATGAGTCTGTTTCAGCATTAGATATATCTGTGCAAGCTCAAGTATTAAACTTATTAAATGAACTTAAGGATGATTTCGGGTTTACGTACCTTTTCATCTCTCACGATCTGGCAGTTGTAAAATATATGGCAGATCAACTTTTAGTGATGAATGAGGGTAAAATAGAAGAAATAGGAGATGCAGATGAGATTTATGAAAATCCTTCAAAAGACTATACCAAAAAACTTATTGACGCTATCCCAAAGGGGATATAA
- a CDS encoding GEVED domain-containing protein produces the protein MKFQYLLNKGAFTIALLLTAGMAFSQTKGQLKQITSRYDLNNLSQLEKRLDNENKQQKQEVLALAQQRNIQTKISLPDGGFAELQYFADDGSPIYYRTFNANAAVSTRTNFLNSGGNLGLNLDGQNMIAYVWDGGHARVTHQEYDGPGGSNRVSVEDAASEGGTQLNFHAAHVTGTITASGVQASAKGMSPQSRVRGYMWNNDVAEATAAASNGMLLSNHSYGYRSDLVPDYYFGAYITESRNWDEVMHNAPYYLMVVAAGNDGNTNYNGSPLNGNSAYDKLTGHSTSKNNLVVANAQDANIDSNGNLISVTINSSSSEGPTDDLRIKPDITGNGTSVYSTYENSDTAYASITGTSMASPNVTGTLLLLQQHHNDLNGNFMRAATLKGLAMHTADDAGPSGPDAVYGWGLLNAKRAAETITDEGANSIIDELTLNSGETYTITVNADGVNDLMASISWTDVPGTATTQTNSSTPRLVNDLDIRVTKGGSTYTPYKLTSITSNGTGDNNVDPFERVDVANASGTYTITVTNKGNLSGGSQNFSLIVTGITEESVVCEATTPNNVTVSGVGSNSAIVTWDAVSGATYDVRYRENGSSSWTTQAASGVSTTLSGLTPETSYEVQVRSKCNDGSTSNYSASENFTTSEVQLNYCDSQGNNVSDEYIGQVEIGSIDNTSGSGNGYSDFTNLSTDLAKNSSATITVTPVWTGTVYSEGYSVWIDYNQDGDFNDSGEQVWSRAASTTTPVSGSFTVPSSALSGNTRMRVSMKYNGIPTACETFTYGEVEDYTVTISGSGADTQAPSAPTSLASSNITQTSVALSWNASTDNVGVTGYEVFQGNTSLGTVTGTSTNITGLSPATTYSFKVRAFDAASNNSSYSNTVNVTTQSNTVTYCDTQGNNSSYEWIDLVRLNNLNNVTGNDGGYADYTNLSANLPYGSNTLYISAGFSSSSYREYWKIWIDYDQDGTFENNEVLASGSSTSSGTLSATFSVPTTALPGPTRMRVSMKYNSAQTACETFSYGEVEDYTVNIGQAANTTNAEEQNYGSLGISEAAFGINMYPNPAENILNIELLDNREATYSIYNVLGQQVLNGSLNRTATINVSTLSDGLYIVKINDGQKELVERFIKE, from the coding sequence ATGAAATTTCAGTACCTCTTAAATAAGGGCGCATTTACTATTGCGTTGCTTTTAACCGCAGGAATGGCTTTTTCACAAACTAAAGGCCAATTAAAACAAATTACAAGTCGGTATGACTTAAACAACTTATCTCAACTAGAAAAAAGACTAGACAACGAGAATAAACAGCAGAAACAAGAAGTTTTAGCATTAGCTCAACAAAGAAATATTCAAACTAAAATTTCTTTACCAGATGGAGGATTTGCCGAGCTTCAATATTTTGCAGATGATGGAAGCCCTATCTATTACAGAACATTTAATGCAAATGCCGCTGTATCAACACGAACCAACTTTCTTAATTCTGGAGGTAATCTAGGGTTAAATCTAGATGGACAAAACATGATAGCTTATGTTTGGGATGGAGGTCACGCTAGAGTGACTCATCAAGAATACGATGGCCCAGGCGGCTCTAATCGCGTAAGTGTTGAAGATGCTGCTTCTGAAGGTGGTACACAGCTTAACTTTCACGCTGCTCACGTTACAGGAACAATAACTGCTTCTGGTGTACAGGCCAGTGCCAAAGGTATGTCTCCGCAATCTAGAGTAAGAGGCTATATGTGGAATAATGATGTAGCCGAAGCAACAGCTGCCGCATCAAACGGAATGCTTCTATCAAACCATAGCTACGGGTATCGCTCAGATTTGGTTCCAGATTATTATTTTGGTGCTTACATCACAGAATCACGTAATTGGGATGAGGTAATGCACAATGCTCCATATTATTTGATGGTTGTAGCTGCCGGAAATGACGGAAATACAAATTATAACGGCTCTCCATTAAATGGAAATTCTGCATATGATAAATTAACTGGTCATTCTACTTCAAAAAACAACTTGGTAGTAGCAAACGCTCAAGATGCCAATATTGATTCAAACGGTAATTTAATAAGCGTTACCATAAATAGCTCAAGTAGTGAAGGGCCTACAGATGATTTAAGAATTAAACCAGATATTACCGGAAATGGTACTTCGGTGTATTCTACCTATGAAAACAGTGATACTGCGTATGCAAGTATTACCGGAACCTCTATGGCTTCACCAAATGTTACAGGTACATTATTGCTTTTACAACAACATCACAATGACTTAAACGGAAACTTTATGCGTGCTGCAACATTAAAAGGCTTGGCTATGCACACAGCAGATGATGCAGGTCCTTCTGGGCCAGATGCTGTATATGGTTGGGGACTTTTGAATGCTAAGCGTGCCGCAGAAACCATAACCGATGAAGGAGCCAACTCTATTATTGATGAATTAACATTAAACTCTGGAGAAACTTATACTATCACAGTAAACGCAGACGGAGTAAATGATTTAATGGCTTCTATTTCTTGGACTGATGTTCCTGGAACTGCAACCACACAAACAAACTCATCAACGCCTAGATTGGTAAATGATTTGGATATACGAGTTACAAAAGGTGGTTCAACATATACACCCTACAAACTTACATCTATAACTAGTAACGGAACGGGAGATAACAATGTAGATCCCTTTGAACGTGTTGATGTTGCAAATGCATCTGGAACGTACACTATTACAGTAACAAACAAAGGAAACTTAAGCGGCGGAAGTCAAAACTTTAGTTTAATTGTTACAGGTATTACAGAAGAAAGTGTGGTTTGTGAAGCAACTACGCCAAACAATGTTACCGTTTCAGGTGTAGGATCCAATTCTGCAATTGTGACTTGGGATGCTGTATCTGGCGCTACTTATGATGTACGCTACCGTGAAAATGGCTCAAGTTCTTGGACCACTCAAGCTGCTTCGGGAGTATCTACAACTTTAAGCGGGTTAACTCCAGAAACAAGCTATGAGGTTCAAGTAAGAAGTAAATGTAACGACGGAAGTACTTCAAATTACTCTGCTTCAGAAAACTTTACAACTTCAGAAGTGCAACTTAATTATTGTGATTCGCAAGGAAATAATGTAAGTGATGAATACATTGGGCAAGTTGAAATAGGCTCAATTGACAATACTTCAGGATCTGGAAATGGGTATTCAGACTTTACAAACCTGAGTACAGACTTAGCCAAAAATAGTTCTGCAACAATTACTGTTACACCAGTTTGGACAGGAACGGTATATTCTGAAGGATATTCAGTTTGGATTGATTATAACCAAGATGGAGACTTTAACGATAGTGGTGAACAAGTGTGGTCACGGGCTGCATCTACAACTACACCTGTAAGCGGAAGTTTTACGGTGCCTTCTTCAGCACTAAGCGGAAATACTAGAATGCGTGTTTCTATGAAGTATAACGGAATTCCTACTGCTTGTGAAACTTTCACTTATGGAGAAGTAGAAGATTATACAGTAACTATTTCCGGAAGTGGAGCTGATACACAAGCACCTTCAGCACCAACAAGTTTGGCGTCTTCCAATATTACTCAAACTTCTGTTGCTCTTAGTTGGAATGCTTCAACAGATAATGTAGGTGTTACGGGGTATGAAGTGTTTCAAGGAAATACAAGTTTAGGCACTGTTACTGGTACGTCTACCAATATTACCGGACTTTCACCAGCAACTACGTATTCATTTAAAGTAAGAGCATTTGATGCTGCATCAAATAATTCATCTTACAGTAATACTGTAAATGTCACTACACAATCTAATACTGTTACCTACTGTGATACACAAGGAAACAACTCTTCATATGAGTGGATTGATTTAGTTAGATTAAACAATTTAAATAATGTGACAGGAAACGACGGCGGATATGCAGATTATACAAACTTATCTGCCAACCTTCCTTATGGATCAAATACGCTTTACATAAGTGCAGGATTCTCAAGCTCTAGTTACCGCGAGTACTGGAAAATCTGGATTGATTATGATCAAGATGGAACTTTTGAAAACAATGAAGTACTTGCCAGCGGCTCTTCTACAAGTAGCGGAACGCTAAGTGCAACATTCTCAGTTCCAACGACAGCTTTACCAGGACCTACTCGTATGCGTGTTTCTATGAAATACAATAGCGCTCAAACTGCCTGTGAGACCTTCTCATATGGTGAGGTTGAAGATTATACTGTAAATATAGGACAAGCAGCAAATACAACGAATGCTGAAGAGCAAAACTATGGTTCATTAGGTATATCTGAAGCAGCTTTTGGCATTAATATGTATCCAAACCCTGCTGAAAACATTTTAAATATTGAATTACTTGATAATCGCGAGGCAACATATTCAATTTATAATGTTTTAGGTCAACAAGTATTGAACGGTTCATTAAACAGAACTGCAACCATCAATGTAAGTACTCTTTCTGATGGGCTTTATATCGTTAAAATTAACGATGGCCAAAAAGAACTGGTAGAACGGTTTATTAAAGAGTAA
- a CDS encoding 3'-5' exonuclease, whose protein sequence is MLTRINLEHVLFLDIETVPQHSDYSHLDDTTKQLWEQKTQYQRKDEYSPSEFYERAGIWAEFGKIVCISVGYFKLKGDVRSFRVTSFHGDEIQILKEFKTLLQTHFNKPQHLLCAHNGKEFDFPYIARRMIIHGIMLPFKLNLFGKKPWEVPHLDTLELWKFGDYKTFTSLKLMAYVLGIPSPKDDIDGSDVRNVYYEEKDIDRIILYCEKDTITVAQIFLKLRNEPLLDEDEVLSV, encoded by the coding sequence ATGCTTACTAGAATTAATCTGGAACATGTATTGTTTTTGGATATTGAAACCGTACCTCAACATAGTGATTACAGTCACCTAGATGATACTACAAAACAACTTTGGGAACAAAAAACTCAATACCAGCGTAAAGATGAATATTCGCCCTCAGAGTTTTATGAGCGGGCTGGTATTTGGGCAGAATTTGGAAAAATTGTTTGCATTTCAGTAGGGTATTTTAAACTAAAAGGAGATGTGCGTAGCTTTCGCGTAACGAGTTTTCATGGGGACGAAATTCAAATTTTAAAAGAATTTAAAACGCTGCTTCAAACACACTTTAATAAACCGCAGCATTTACTGTGTGCACACAATGGAAAAGAATTTGATTTTCCCTACATCGCCCGTCGAATGATTATTCACGGGATAATGCTTCCTTTTAAGCTCAACTTATTCGGAAAAAAGCCTTGGGAAGTACCACATTTGGACACCTTAGAGCTATGGAAATTTGGTGATTATAAAACATTTACTTCTTTAAAATTAATGGCATACGTCTTAGGAATTCCTTCTCCAAAAGATGATATTGATGGTAGTGATGTGCGCAACGTATATTATGAAGAAAAAGATATTGACCGCATAATTTTGTACTGTGAAAAAGACACTATTACTGTTGCACAAATATTCTTAAAGCTACGTAATGAACCATTATTAGATGAAGACGAAGTGTTGAGTGTTTAA
- a CDS encoding serine hydrolase: protein MKKLIKGLVTIIIVGVALLYITDYNYILKGIRVVYLTGHTTAFIDDFKYFETETISASNNSQPWPKSKDYNTVVPTQKLSEIHKELETIAFLIIKNDSIWHETYAEDYYEASQTNSFSMAKSVVSALLGKAISDGYIESLNQPVGDFFSEFKNTGLTVGDLSSMASGLNWDESYKNPFGITARAYYDDNLAETILNLKVVETPGEKYKYLSGNTQLLAMVIQKAIEPTSLDLSAYLQDKFWQPMGAENPALWQVDDEKNRLVKAYCCIGSNARDFSRFGKLYKDFGKWNGKQLLDSTFVAKSIQPRFKDSPEYGYGFWLNEVNGKKVFAMRGILGQYVIVVPEDNLIITRLGHKRGAKEDDPFSSDFYIYIEETYNMLKNGS from the coding sequence ATGAAAAAACTAATTAAAGGCCTTGTCACTATTATAATTGTTGGTGTTGCGCTTCTTTATATAACCGATTATAACTACATATTAAAAGGTATACGCGTTGTTTATTTAACGGGCCATACAACGGCTTTTATAGACGACTTTAAATATTTTGAAACCGAAACCATTTCCGCAAGTAATAATTCGCAACCTTGGCCAAAAAGCAAAGATTATAACACGGTTGTACCTACTCAAAAACTTTCCGAAATCCATAAAGAGCTAGAAACAATAGCTTTTTTAATCATTAAAAACGATAGTATCTGGCATGAAACGTATGCAGAAGACTACTATGAGGCATCACAAACCAATTCCTTCTCCATGGCAAAAAGCGTTGTTTCAGCTTTATTAGGAAAGGCTATTTCTGACGGGTATATAGAAAGTTTAAATCAACCGGTAGGTGATTTTTTTTCTGAATTTAAAAACACAGGATTAACAGTAGGTGATTTATCATCTATGGCCTCTGGGTTAAACTGGGATGAGTCTTACAAAAATCCCTTCGGAATCACTGCTAGAGCTTATTATGATGATAACTTAGCTGAAACCATTCTTAACCTTAAAGTAGTAGAAACGCCAGGAGAAAAATATAAATACTTAAGTGGTAACACCCAATTGCTAGCAATGGTAATTCAAAAAGCTATTGAGCCAACAAGCTTAGACTTATCTGCTTATTTACAAGATAAATTTTGGCAACCTATGGGTGCAGAAAACCCTGCATTATGGCAGGTTGATGATGAAAAAAACCGCTTAGTAAAAGCATATTGTTGCATAGGAAGTAATGCTCGTGATTTTTCACGTTTTGGAAAGCTTTATAAAGATTTTGGAAAATGGAACGGCAAACAACTACTAGATTCAACCTTTGTTGCTAAATCAATTCAACCTCGATTTAAAGATAGCCCAGAGTATGGTTATGGCTTTTGGCTTAATGAAGTTAACGGTAAAAAGGTGTTTGCTATGCGAGGTATTTTGGGTCAATATGTAATAGTTGTTCCTGAAGATAATTTGATTATAACTAGATTAGGTCATAAAAGAGGTGCTAAAGAAGATGACCCTTTCAGTAGTGACTTTTATATTTATATTGAAGAAACCTACAACATGCTTAAAAACGGTTCATAA